One region of Cinclus cinclus chromosome 1, bCinCin1.1, whole genome shotgun sequence genomic DNA includes:
- the BLOC1S5 gene encoding biogenesis of lysosome-related organelles complex 1 subunit 5, translating to MSGAGPASPPTGDRRRDSPAAGSPIQPIIKDVGEIYSRLLDHRPVIQGEIRYFVKEFEEKRGLRELRVLENLKNTILEANERVLPKCEQAMQGNLSETFKRLQAANVMIHRLQEREYEARKLQADKVMAREEKCIAHCEEFMKEQQNKRAEIDEEHRKAMEHLKEQYSEMEKELAKYVSF from the exons ATgagcggggccggccccgcgTCCCCGCCGACAGGAGACAGGAGACGGGACTCTCCGGCCGCCGGGTCCCCGATCCAGCCCATCATAAAGG ATGTTGGGGAAATCTATTCAAGACTGCTGGATCACCGACCAGTAATTCAGGGAGAAATACGTTACTTTGTTAAAGAATTTGAA GAAAAACGTGGCCTCCGAGAACTGCGAGTACTTGAAAATCTAAAAAATACTATCTTAGAAGCAAATGAACGTGTTCTTCCAAAGTGTGAGCAGGCAATGCAAGGCAATTTGAGTGAAACCTTCAAGAGAT TGCAAGCTGCCAACGTTATGATCCATAGACTCCAGGAGAGGGAGTATGAAGCAAGAAAG CTTCAGGCAGACAAGGTGATGGCTCGTGAGGAGAAGTGCATTGCTCACTGTGAGGAGTTCATGAAAGAACAACAGAACAAACGCGCGGAGATAGACGAAGAGCACAGAAAAGCTATGGAGCACCTCAAAGAGCAGTATTCTGAGATGGAGAAGGAACTGGCCAAATACGTTTCTTTTTAA